The Desulfuromonas thiophila genome contains the following window.
CCTTGATCTGAGGGTGCCTCGAACCATGGCGCACGAGGCGGTGATCGTCGGCGGGCGGCTGCAGGACGCTGTTTATGGCGACTTCCAGGCCGAGATGGACCTGTTTAACCGAGCTTTCTGTGAGGTGATGATGGCGGGCGATGCTTCTGGCCGGATTTTCACCTTTCCCATTCCCACCTACAACATCACCGCCGATCTTGACTGGGACAGCGAGCGGTTGCGGGCCGTGTGGGAGATGACGGCCAAATATGGCACGCCCTATTTCAGTAACTTCATCAATTCCGACATGGATCCCGAGGATGCCCGTTCCATGTGCTGCCGCCTGCGGCTTGACAACCGCGAGTTGCGCCGTCGTGGTGGGGGGTTGTTCGGCTCCAACCCGCTGACCGGTTCTGTTGGTGTGGTCACCCTCAATCTGCCGCGGGCCGCCTATCTGGCCGGCAGTCGCGAGGCGTTCTGGCAGCGTCTTGCCGAGCTGATGCAACTGGCCAGCGATTCGCTGGAAATCAAACGCAAGCAGCTGGAGCGGTTCACTGAGGAGGGGCTTTATCCCTACAGTCGTCACTACCTGGCCGATATCCGTCAGCAGCGCGGTCGTTACTGGGACAACCACTTCTCCACCATTGGCCTGATCGGTATGCACGAGGCCGCGCTCAATCTGCTGGGTTGCGGTATTGACAGCCCGGCAGGTCGTGAACTGGCGCAACAGACACTGGAATTCATGCGTCAGCGGCTGGAGGCTTTTCAGGAACAGACCGGTCACCTCTACAACCTGGAAGCAACCCCGGCCGAAGGTACCAGCTTCCGTCTGGCGCGGGGGGATCGCGACCAGTTTCCGGACATTCGCACCTCCGGGACCAGTGAGCCCTATTACACCAACTCCACTCAGCTGCCGGTGGGTGTGACGGATGACATCTTTCAGGCGCTGCAGCATCAGGATGGACTGCAGACCCGCTATACCGGCGGTACCGTGTTCCACGGCTTTCTTGGTGAACGACTGGAGGACTGGCGCAGCGCGCGATTGCTGGTGCGCCGTATTGCTGAAAACTTTCATTTGCCATATTTTACCATCAGTCCGACCTTTACCATCTGCCCGGTGCATGGCTACATCGCCGGCGAACATTTTACCTGCCCGCATGGCGCCGCCGAACAGGCGGCCTGATCCGGCCGGACAAAACCAACAAGGAGTTGAGCGATGAGCGACAAATGCCAGCAGAAAACCGAGGTCTATTCCCGCGTGTGCGGCTTTTTCCGGCCGGTACAGCAGTGGAATCGTGGCAAACAGGAGGAATTTCAGCAGCGGCGTGAATACCGGCTCGACAGCGAGCGCGGCCAGCGCTGAGACGTTCCATGGCCATCAAGGGTTTCCAGGGCACCAGTCTGCTTGACTATCCCGGCCGGATTGCGTCACTGGTGTTTTTCGCCGGCTGCAACCTGCGCTGTCCCTACTGCCACAATCCCGGCCTGGTCGAGACACCAGAGCAGTATCCCGATATAGCACTCGACGAGGTTGTGGCGCTGGTAGCCCAGCGGCGTGGTTTCATTGACGGAGTGGTCATTTCAGGCGGTGAGCCAACGCTTGATCCATTGCTGGTGGAACTGGCGACCGAGCTCAAGGGGCTGGGTTTGCAGGTCAAGCTGGATACCAATGGGTTGGCGCCGGCGGTCTTGGAGCGGTTGCTGGATCAGGGGTTGCTCGACGCGGTGGCGGTCGATCTCAAGACGGCGCCGGAGCGCTACCCGGAGCTTGGCGCCGGGCCGACAGCGGCCTTGGCTCTCAAGCAGACCCTGGCGTTGTTGCAACAGGCTCCGGTCGCGCTGGAATACCGCACCACCTGTATGCCGGCCCTGGTTGGGGCTGCCGACATTGCGGCCCTGGGACCGCTGGTGCAGGGTTGTCCGCTCTGGGTTCTGCAGCAGTTTGTTGCCGAACATGCCCTGAGTCCGGCGGCGCGCAGCTCTGTGCCGTACTTGCCGGAACAGATGCAGGAGTTGGCGGTACAGGCGGCGGCCTATGCCTGCCAGGTGCAGGTGCGCGGCCTGTAATTTGGCCAATGGCCCGTTCGGGCGGGAGAGAAGAATGGAAACCCGGCAGCTGATCAGGCTGCCGGGTTTTTTGTGTCGACCTCTTGGTCGGCGGAATTGAATCCGCTGGCGCGGTTGTGGTAGCCTTGGGCGCTTTATCAGCGTGCGCCGCTTGTGACCGACGCCGGATTCTGGAGGAATGTAAATTATGAAGATCACCACTACTGATGTTGCTGCTGTGGCCCGTTTGGCGCGGCTGGAGTTCGATAGCGGGGAGCTGGAAACCCTGCGGGACCAGCTTGAGCGTATTCTCGATCATGTTGAACAGCTTAATGCTCTGGACACCGGGGTCGTCGAGCCCATGGCTCATGCCCTGCAGATGGAAAATGCCTTTCGGCCGGATGCGGTGACGCCATCGCTGTCGCTAGAGCAGGCCCTGGCCAATGCTCCCCAGGCGCTGGAGGGCTGCTTCGGTGTGCCCAAGGTTATTGAATAACAGCAGGAATCACAGACGTGCAGGGGTTTACAGCCCCAGGAGAGAGCCCCAATGGATTTGACCCACCTGACCATCACGGAGATGCAACAGCAGCTTGACAGCGGCGCGCTGCGCTCTGTCGATTTGACCCAGGCTTTTCTTGACCGCATCGAACAGACCGATGCGCGGATCAATGCGTTTATCACGCGCTGCCCGCAGCAGGCTTTGCAGGCCGCCGAACGGGCCGATGCGGCCCGTGCTGCCGGTCCGGTTGCGCCTCTGTGCGGCATTCCGCTGGCGCTGAAGGATGTGCTGGTGACTGAGGGGGTCCGCACCACCTGCGCCTCCAAGATTCTGGGCGATTTCGTGCCACCTTACGACGCCACGGTGGTGCGCCGGCTCAAGGCGCAGGGCGCGGTGATTCTTGGCAAGCTCAACATGGACGAGTTTGCCATGGGCAGTTCCAGCGAGAACAGTGCCTTTGGGCCGGTGCGCAATCCCTGGAATACCGACTGTGTGCCGGGTGGCTCATCTGGTGGCAGCGCTGCCTGTGTCGCGGCCCGCCAGGCGCCGGCCAGCCTGGGCACCGATACCGGCGGCTCCATCCGGCAGCCGGCGTCCCATTGTGGCGTTGTCGGTCTCAAGCCGACCTATGGCCGGGTATCGCGTTATGGCATGATTGCCTTTGCCTCATCCCTCGACCAGATCGGGCCGTTGACCCGCAGCGTGCGTGATAGCGCCCTGCTGCTGGGTGCCATTGCCGGGCATGATCCGGCCGATTCCACCAGTGCCCGGGTCGAGGTGCCCGATTATCTGGCAACGCTGGCGCAGGGTGTGGCCGGTCTACGTATTGGTCTGCCGCGTGAATACTTTATCGAGGGACTTGATCCCCAGGTGCGGGCCGCCCTGGAGGCCGCGCTGGCCACCTACCGCGAACTGGGCGCCGAACTGGTCGAGATTAGCCTGCCGCATACCGAATACGCCGTGGCCTGCTACTATCTGGTGGCCACCGCCGAGGCATCCAGCAACCTGGCCCGCTTTGATGGCGTGCGCTATGGCGCGCGGGTCGATGCCGGCAAGGGGCTGGCGGCGCTGTACAGTGCCACCCGCAGTCAGGGCTTTGGTGACGAGGTCAAGCGACGCATCATGCTGGGCACCTATGCGCTGTCGAGTGGTTATTACGATGCCTATTATCTCAAGGCCCAGAAGGTACGCACCCTGATCCGGCAGGATTTCGAACGCGCTTTCGCCGAGGTGGATTGCATTCTGACGCCGGTGGCGCCGACGCCGGCCTTCGCTCTGGGCGAAAAGGCTCAGGATCCGTTGACCATGTATTTGTCGGACATCTTCACCCTGTCGGCCAATCTGGCGGGCATCTGTGGTCTGAGCCTGCCTTGCGGGCTCTCCGCTGCCGGGTTGCCCATCGGGTTGCAACTGCTCGGCCGGCCCTTCGGCGAGGCCACGTTGCTGCGCTGCGGTCAGGCCTTTGAGCAGGCCACGGCCTGGCATCAGCGCCTGGCACCGCTGTAGCCGCTGTTTTCCTCTTTCAGCCGCCCTGTGGGGCACTGAACTGAAAAGGTTGAAACGACAATGAGATCAGGTTACGAAATCGTTATCGGGCTGGAGGTGCATGTCCAGCTGACCACCCAGTCGAAAATCTTCTGCGGCTGCTCGACCCGCTTTGGCAATGCCCCCAACAGTCAGACCTGTCCGGTCTGCCTGGGGCTGCCGGGTGCCCTGCCGGTGCTTAACCAGCAGGTGGTCGAATATGCCATTCGTGCCGGTCTGGCCACCAACTGCCGTATTGCCGGCCGCAGTGTCTTTGCCCGCAAGAACTATTTTTATCCCGACCTGCCCAAAGGTTACCAGATCTCACAGTTTGAGCTGCCCATCTGCGAAGGCGGTTATCTGGATATTGAAACCAGCGAGCGCGGTCCGCGTCGTATCGGTATCACCCGCATTCACATGGAGGAGGATGCCGGCAAGCTGCTGCACAGCGAGGCGCCGGGCGTCGGCAGCCTGGTCGATCTCAATCGTGCCTGTACGCCGCTGCTCGAGGTCGTGTCGGAACCGGACATGCGCAGCAGTGACGAGGCCATCGCTTATCTGAAAAAGCTGCGCCAGATCGTCATGTACCTGGGAGTGTGTGACGGCAACCTGGAGGAGGGTTCTTTTCGCTGCGATGCCAACGTGTCGGTGCGGCCCGTTGGGCAGCAGGAATACGGCACCCGCGCTGAATTGAAGAACATCAACTCATTCCGCTTTATCAAGGAGGCCATCGAATACGAGGTCGACCGCCAGATTGAACTGATTGAGGATGGTGGCAAGGTGGTGCAGGAAACCCGCCTGTTCGACAGCGCCAGCGGCACCACCCGCAGCATGCGCGGCAAGGAGGAAGCACACGATTACCGCTATTTCCCCGATCCTGATTTGCTGCCGTTGCTGATCGATGCCGACTGGGTCGAGCGGGCACGGGCGGCCCTGCCGGAATTGCCCGATGTTCGCCGTCAGCGCTTTGTCGAGCAGTTCGGTCTGCCTGATTACGATGCCGAGGTGCTCACGGCCGATAAGGCTCTGGCCGATTATTTCGAGGACTGCGCCGCCCGGCATGGCGATGCCAAGCTGTGTTCCAACTGGGTGATGGGCGAAATCCAGCGCCTGCTCAACGATTCGGGTCTGGGCATTTTGCAGGTGCCAGTTTCCGCTGAACGGCTGTGCGGGCTGCTGAACCGCATCAGCGACGGAACCATCTCGGGCAAGATCGCCAAGACGGTCTTTGAGCAGATGTGGCAGAGCGGTGATGAGGCCGATGTCATTATTGAGGCCCAGGGCCTCAAGCAGGTCTCCGACAGCGGTGCCATCGAGCAACTGGTGGACGAGGTGATTGCCGCCAATCCGGCTCAGGCCCAGGAATTTCGCGACGGTAAGGACAAATTGCTGGGCTTCTTTGTTGGCCAGATCATGAAGGCCAGCAAGGGCAAGGCCAATCCGGCCATGGTGAATGAACTGCTGTGCCGTAAGCTGCGCGGTGAGACAGCCTGAGGAGAACGGCGCAATGGCGATAAAACCGATCCTGTTTGAAGACGGCATCTGCCGCATGATTGATCAGCGGCTGTTGCCGGCTGAGGAACTTTGGCGCGACTATCGCGACGATGGTGCCATTGCCGAGGCGATTCGCACCATGGTGGTGCGCGGCGCGCCGGCCATTGGCATCGCGGCGGCCTATGGTGCGGCTTTTGCCGCCGCTGCTCTGGCGTCACAGTCTCTGCCTGTCGCCGAGCGGTTGCACCAGTTTCGCCAACGCTGCCAGCACCTGGCCGCCACCCGGCCGACGGCGGTCAATCTGTTCTGGGCGTTGGCACGCATGGAGCGGCTGGCCGAGGCCACCAGCGCCCTGGCGCCACTGGACTGGGCGGCCGGGTTGCGCCAGGAAGCCTGCCGCATTGACGCCGAGGATGAGCTGATCAATCGTGCCATGGGGCGGCATGGCCAGGCGTTGCTGTCGCAGCAGGGTACGGTGCTGACCCATTGCAATGCCGGCGCCTTGGCTACCGGTGGCTATGGCACCGCGCTGGGGGTGATTCGCGCAGCGATCGAGGCCGGCAAGCAGATTGATGTGGTGGCCGATGAGACACGACCGTTCTGGCAGGGGGCACGCCTGACCGCCTGGGAATTGCAGCGTGACGGCATTGATGTGACGCTGATCTGCGACAATATGGCTGGTTATCTGATGCAGCAGGGCCGCATTGACGCGGTAATTGTCGGGGCCGACCGCATCAGCGCCAATGGCGATGTCGCCAACAAGATCGGCACCTACAGCGTGGCTGTGCTGGCCCAGGCCCATGGCATTCCTTTCTATGTTGCTGCGCCCCGTTCGACCATTGATCTGAGTCTGGCTGACGGCAGCGCCATTCCCATTGAGGAGCGTGATCCTCGCGAAGTGACGCACTGTGGCAACCAGCAGTTGGCGCCGGCCGGGGTGGCGGTGTACAACCCGGCCTTTGATGTCACGCCGGCGCGGCTGGTCAGTGCCATTATAACTGAGGTGGGGGTTGCCCGCGCAGACTATCGGACACAGTTGGCGGAGCTGATGGCACGTCCGCCGTTGTGCGGTCATGTCTGAGCAATTGTTGGCTCAACTGCTGACCCTGCCGCCCGCCGAACAGCTCGCGGCCTGGGAGGCGCTGGCCTGCGCCTGGGGCTTTGCCGATGCGCGGAAAAGCGCTATCAATCTGGCTGACCTGGCGGAAAAGTTGCCCGATCCGGTTTTGCTGGCTGCTGTGGCGCGCCAGGCCCTGGGCAGCGCTGATCCCGACATGGCGCTTAACCATCTGGAGCGTTGCAGCCAGCAGCAGAACGCAGCCCTGCTGCGCCAGTGCCTGCAGCAGGAGCATCCGCGCGCGGTGCTGCTGACCCTGCTGGGAGCCTCGTCATTTCTCACCGGTACCCTGTGTCGCTTCCCGGCCCTGTTTGGTGAACTCTTTGTCGAAGGAGAGATTGATCAGGCCAAGGACAGCACCCTGATGCGGACGCAGATCGAGCAGCGTCTCGACTCTGCCTGTGATCTGGCCGGCCTGCAGCGGGTGCTGCGGCAGTATAAGCAGCGTGAGATCCTGCGCATTGCCGCTCGCGATCTCAGTGGGCTGGCGTCGCTGCAGGAGGTGACGGCGGAGCTTTCCAATCTGGCGGCTGCCAGCCTGCAGGTTGCCTGCAGTCAGTGCGAACGGTTGTTGCAGCTGGAATACGGCGTACCGCAGGTGGCTGCCGGTGAGCCACTGGAACCGGCTTTTACCGTGCTGGCCATGGGTAAATTTGGTGGCTGGGAACTCAATTTTTCTTCTGATATCGATTTAATCTATTTCTATGCCACCGCTCAGGGACGCACCAGCGGCATTGACGGCCGTGGAGACAGCCGCATTGAACTGCACAGCTACTACGTCAAGTTGGCCGAACGGGTGACCCATGCTCTGGCGCAGGTGACCGAGGATGGTTTTGTCTTCCGGGTCGATCTGAATCTGCGGCCCGAGGGTCGCAGTGGCGAGCTGGCCTGCTCGCTGGCGGCAGCAGAGAGCTATTACGAAAGCTGGGGGCAGAACTGGGAACGCTGTGCGTTGATGAAGGCCCGGCCGGTTGCTGGCGACATCGCTTTGGGTCAGCGTTTGCTCAAGTCGCTGGAACCCTTTATTTATCGGCGCTATCTCGATTACGGCATGGTCGAGGATCTGCGGCAGATGAAGCTCAAGATCGATAACAGTCTGACGCGGGAGAAGGAAAGCGAAAACAATCTGAAGCTGGGTCGGGGCGGTATCCGCGAGATCGAGTTCTTTGTTCAGGCGCTGCAGCTGATCTATGCCGGCAAAAATCCGCATGTGCGGGAACGCAGCAGTCTCAAGGCTCTGGAATGTTTGCTTCAGGAGGGCTTTCTCAGCCCGGCTGATGCCGCTACGTTGCATGATGCCTATGTGTTTCTGCGCACCGTCGAGCATCGCATCCAGGTGCTGCAACAGCAGCAGACCCACAATCTGCCCAACCGACCCCAGGAACGGGCGCATCTGGCACGGCGGTGCGGTTTTGATAGCTGTACAGACTTTGAACAGAGGCTGGAGCACCACCGTCAGGCGGTGATGCAGCTGTATCGTGGGTTGTTTTTTGCCGGTGAGGAGCAGCCCGAACAGGAATTTTCGCCCGAGGTGCGGTTGCTGCTTGATCCTGAAGCGGATGCCGATTTGCTCAAGGATGTTCTCGAAGCCAACGGTTTCCGCCAGGTCGACGCTGCCTGGGAGACCCTGGCACGCCTGCGGGATGGCAAGATGGGCCCACCCATGACCCGGCGGGCCCGCCGTGCTTACGAACAGATTCTGCCGCTGCTGGTGCAGGAACTGCTCGCCTCGCCGCAGCCTGATCTGGCGTTGCGCCATCTGGAAAATTTTTTGCTGGGCCTGCGGGCGCCAGCGACGTTTTATGGTTTGCTGGCAGAGCATCCCAAAACCGTCGCCTTGCTGATCAGCTTGTTTGCTACCAGTACCTTCCTGTCGCGTTTCTTTACCCTTCATCCCGATTTGATTGATTGTTTGGTGTCCAGCAGTCATGCCCAGACCTATAAATCGATTGAAGAGCAGCGTGCCGAACTCAGTCAGCGGCTGGCGGCTTATGAGGACAATTACGAGATGCAGCTGGATGTACTGCGGCGCTTTCGTAATGAAGAGTTTCTTCGAATCGCCTTCAATGATTTGCAGGACAGTGCCGCCCTGGCCAGCAGTACCCAGCAACTCAGCACCCTGGCACAGGTATGCCTGGAGCAGGCCGTGCGACTGGCGCAGGATGAGATGCTGCCCCGTTTCGGTTTGCCCGGCAGTCTGACGACACAAGGCGTTTGGCAGCAGGCGGAGTTTGCTGTGCTGGGACTGGGCAAGCTTGGCGGGATGGAACTGAACTACCATTCCGATTTGGATATCATCTTTATTTACGATGGGCCGGGTCAGACTCGGCCGGCGGCCCAGACTGACCCGGCGCGCTTCCGCGCGCTGAGCAATCAGGAATATTTTTCCCGTCTGGGCCAGCGCATCATTTCCGTGCTGACATTGGTGACACGGGAAGGGCGGGTCTACGAGATCGATACACGGCTACGGCCGTCGGGCAACCAGGGACCTTTGGTGACCAGTTTGCCCGCTTATGAGGACTATCACCAGCATCAGGCCCAGTTGTGGGAGCGCCAGGCCTTGACCAAGGCGCGGGTGGTGGTGGCGTCTGCCGCCATGCGGCGCCGCATCGACGCCGTCAATGCCCGTATGACCTGGGAAAAGCCCCTGCCGGTCGAGCTGGCGCAGGAGATCTGTCGCTTACGCGACCGGATGGAAAAGGAAATTGCCCGCGAGGATAGTGGTCGTTTCAATATCAAGACCGGTCGTGGTGGGCTGGTGGATGTTGAGTTTATTACCCAGTATCTGCAGCTGTTGCATGGTCAGGCTCACCCGTCAGTTCGCAGCCCCAATACCCTCGAAGCCCTGGAGGCGTTGCGACAGGCAGGTGTACTGGCGGGCTGCGCTGCCGATAGCCTGATGCAGGGGTATCGTTTTTTGCGGCGGTTGGAAAATAAACTGCGTCTGTTACACGATCAGTCGATCAGCGAGATCAGCCCGGAACCCCTGCAGCTACGCAAGCTGGCCCGCCTGCTGGGTTATGAAGGCACCCTGGGACCACCAGAGGAGCAGTTTCTCGAAGCGTATCGGACGACTACCGAGGGGCTGCGGTCCCTGTTTGAACGTTATCTGTGTCCGGCTGCGACGGAGGAGGGAGAGTTGCAATGTTGAGTCTGCGATTGTTATTTCTACTGGCTGCTGCTGTGTCACTGAGCGCCTGTGGCTGTCTCGATATCCCCTGTCTGTGATGGTGCTGGCCATAGCTTGCGATCGAGCAGGTGGCGCGGCTGGACATTGGCCAAGGCATTGAGCAGGCTGTTGCGTACCTGCGGGATGTCCTGCTCCAGCTGGTCGAGCAGGGTTTTCATGGCCTGGCGTTTCTGATCGATCAGCGCTTCTTGGGGGCAGTTACAGCTTTGGGTTACGAGGCCGCTGCTGCTGATCCAGCGCTGAATCAGTGCTTCAGGGACATAGATCAGCGGCCGGATTACGCGATGGCGGCCGTTGTCGGCTAGCAGGCTGGCGCTCATGGCACTGAGGCTGCCGCTGTAGAACTGGTTGAGCAGCAGGGTTTCGAGGGCATCGTCCCGATGATGGCCCAGGGCCAGGACATTGCAGCCCAGCGTGTCGGCGGCACCGTATAGGGCGCCGCGGCGCAGGCGGGCACAGAAGGCGCAACAGGCACTGCCTGGGCGTAGATGTTCACGGATGACGTTTGCATGCTCTGTCGCGATAATGTGCAACGGCAGGTTGTAACGTTGTTCGACACTTTGCCGCAACGCCGCGTGATCGAATCCGCCGAAGCCCGGATCAACAATGGCCGGCTGCAGCTGGTAGCAAATGGGCGCCTTTTTCTGCAACTGCACCAGCACCTCAAGCAGGGTCCAGGAATCCTTGCCCCCGGAGAGGGCGACCAGAACGCGGTCATCGGGGCGCAGCAGCGCGAAATCGCCGATGGCCTTGCCGGCCAGCCGTTGGATGGCGGACAGTGCTTGCGCTGTTTTGTTATGCATGGCTGTTTGATCCTGTGTTGTGGCAGAGGGAGAGATTGCTTTCATAGAAAAAGCCCGGTCCTGCGACCGGGCTTTTTGTGGTTCCTGCTTCAGGCTGCCGCTTATTGCGGGTTGCCTGATGGATAGGTGGTGGGCTTGGATTTCTTGTCGAGACTGATGATCTCCTGCCACTCCCGCCACAGAACCGCACCGGACATGGTACCGAAGGGCTTGTACCACAGCTGTACCGTTACGTCCATTTCACGTTCGGCAGCAACCTGAGCAGTTTTACCGTCGTCGGTTTCAATTTCTTCAACCGGGAAGAAGATGTCAAAGCGTTCTTCGACCTTCTTGCCCGGATGCAGACCGGTGTCTTCCAGAATAGAGCTCTTCTCATAGGGGCCACGGCCCATGTTGTTCCCGCGGGCCATCAGGCGCGGGGTCGGCATGTAAATAACTTCTTCCTCAAACAGTTCATCATCTTCTTCAGTGGTCGCTTTTACCGACAGAACCAGTCGGTTGGGGGTCGGTCAGCCATCGGGGATGCCGTGGCCGGAACGGTTCACCATTTCGACATTTACCACAGCCTTGGGACGCAGGGTACTGCCGTCAAGCCATTGAGAGGCATAGGCATGGACCTTGAAATCCAGCGCCATATCGATCATGGTCGGATCGCTGTAGCTGAGAATCTTGTGGCCCAGGCCACTCTTGTGCATATGGCATTCTTGGCAGGACTCCTGGCCGCCATCGGCACGGTAGGCCCACATATAGCTGCCATAGGCGGTGGCACACTGGGTCGGATTCTCAAGCTCCAGATTCGGACCCATGCCATGGCATTGTCCGCAGAAGATCGACTCGTCCATGATGAGGCTGCGCTTCATTTTTGTGAATTTTTCATCGTCATGAGCGCCGTCATTGAGACCGTAGACGACATTATGCTGTGGATAGCCATCGGTCCATTTGTGGGTGATCGCCATGCGGTTGTGGCACACCAGGCAGTTGATGTTCAGGCTGGTCAGGGTTTTTTCGTGCTTATCACGCGTCGCAAGCGCTTTTTTATTTTCTGGGTCCTTGACGGCTGCGACCGCTGCGTCATACCACTCCAGCAGAGTTTCTGCCAATTCCACGGCAACCTTGTCCTCGGCATCGGCCAACTGTGGCAGGTGGCACTTCATGCAGCCCATCCAGTGCTCAACCTTGATATCCTTGGTTTTCTCGACCCCTGAGTATTCCCAGGACATGAAGCCGTTTTTCATGGCGGTAATCATGGTGGCGGCAGCACGACCCGTACCATAAATGGAGCGGGCGTGAGGCGAGGCTGCCCAGTCGTTATGTGCGTCTTCGTGGCAGTCGATACAGCCAGTTGAATCATACATGTCAATCAGCTGCTGCAGGGATTTGGCCTTGCCCTTTTTGCCAACGATGGTGCCGTCGCGTCCGACGCCGGCCCCCAAGGCAAAGGCCAGCGACGCCGTCAGGCATAGCGCCGTGGTGGTAATCCCGATCCATGTCAGTTTTTTCATCGTGCCTCCCTATCAGTTTGCGTGAAAAGAAGCCCCTGCCGTGGTGACAGGGGCTTCTCATCTGGAGCGCCCTTGAGGGCGTTGGCCCGGATCAGCAGCCGGTCAGCGCATCCATGCCAGCCTTGGGAGCCTTGCCTTTTTTCACCTTCAGGGTCACGCTATCGCCTTCGCTGATTTTTTTTGCATCTTTTTTGTCAACCTGAACCGTTACCAGGTCGCCGTCAACAGCGGTTACCTTGCCGTCAGCTGCCAGAGCTGCAGTGCTCAGGCCGCCAAGGAATGCTGCCGCTGCCATCAGGACGATCAGTTTTTTTGCCATGTTCTTTCTCCTTTGTTAGGGTGGTGGGGATAATCCGCCTTGTTAGGCCAGAACGAACTTTTGTTCTAGAACCAGGCTTCCATCGTCAGGTAGACCTGATCCATTTTGTCGATCGGGGCGAAGAACTGGGCGTTGAGCGGGTCGCTGAGTTTGTCGATGTCCACCGGGGCACCCAGCCAGTTGCCACTGCCGGTATACTCAAACTCGTAATGCTGATAACCCAGGCGCATGAATGCCATGGCCTTGTCGCTCAACAGATTGCCAACAGGTAGATCCCAGATCAGGTAGACCTCGCCGACGTGACCGCGGGTGGCCAGTTTGGCCTGGGTCATGTCATCGTGAGCCGGGGTCATCGAAATCCAGTTTTTGGTACCGTAGTTGTACTCAAGACCGAATTTCAAGCCCAGATCGTCCAGATCATAGCGGACGCCGCCATAAATGCAATAGCCGTCCTTGCTGCCTGGGTTTTCCCACCAGGAGCCTAACAAAGTGGACCCCATCTCGTCAACACCATCCGGATCGGTACGGCTCCAGCCGCCGGCAAGGAAATAATTGA
Protein-coding sequences here:
- a CDS encoding anaerobic ribonucleoside-triphosphate reductase activating protein; this encodes MAIKGFQGTSLLDYPGRIASLVFFAGCNLRCPYCHNPGLVETPEQYPDIALDEVVALVAQRRGFIDGVVISGGEPTLDPLLVELATELKGLGLQVKLDTNGLAPAVLERLLDQGLLDAVAVDLKTAPERYPELGAGPTAALALKQTLALLQQAPVALEYRTTCMPALVGAADIAALGPLVQGCPLWVLQQFVAEHALSPAARSSVPYLPEQMQELAVQAAAYACQVQVRGL
- the gatC gene encoding Asp-tRNA(Asn)/Glu-tRNA(Gln) amidotransferase subunit GatC, translated to MKITTTDVAAVARLARLEFDSGELETLRDQLERILDHVEQLNALDTGVVEPMAHALQMENAFRPDAVTPSLSLEQALANAPQALEGCFGVPKVIE
- the gatA gene encoding Asp-tRNA(Asn)/Glu-tRNA(Gln) amidotransferase subunit GatA, producing the protein MDLTHLTITEMQQQLDSGALRSVDLTQAFLDRIEQTDARINAFITRCPQQALQAAERADAARAAGPVAPLCGIPLALKDVLVTEGVRTTCASKILGDFVPPYDATVVRRLKAQGAVILGKLNMDEFAMGSSSENSAFGPVRNPWNTDCVPGGSSGGSAACVAARQAPASLGTDTGGSIRQPASHCGVVGLKPTYGRVSRYGMIAFASSLDQIGPLTRSVRDSALLLGAIAGHDPADSTSARVEVPDYLATLAQGVAGLRIGLPREYFIEGLDPQVRAALEAALATYRELGAELVEISLPHTEYAVACYYLVATAEASSNLARFDGVRYGARVDAGKGLAALYSATRSQGFGDEVKRRIMLGTYALSSGYYDAYYLKAQKVRTLIRQDFERAFAEVDCILTPVAPTPAFALGEKAQDPLTMYLSDIFTLSANLAGICGLSLPCGLSAAGLPIGLQLLGRPFGEATLLRCGQAFEQATAWHQRLAPL
- the gatB gene encoding Asp-tRNA(Asn)/Glu-tRNA(Gln) amidotransferase subunit GatB translates to MRSGYEIVIGLEVHVQLTTQSKIFCGCSTRFGNAPNSQTCPVCLGLPGALPVLNQQVVEYAIRAGLATNCRIAGRSVFARKNYFYPDLPKGYQISQFELPICEGGYLDIETSERGPRRIGITRIHMEEDAGKLLHSEAPGVGSLVDLNRACTPLLEVVSEPDMRSSDEAIAYLKKLRQIVMYLGVCDGNLEEGSFRCDANVSVRPVGQQEYGTRAELKNINSFRFIKEAIEYEVDRQIELIEDGGKVVQETRLFDSASGTTRSMRGKEEAHDYRYFPDPDLLPLLIDADWVERARAALPELPDVRRQRFVEQFGLPDYDAEVLTADKALADYFEDCAARHGDAKLCSNWVMGEIQRLLNDSGLGILQVPVSAERLCGLLNRISDGTISGKIAKTVFEQMWQSGDEADVIIEAQGLKQVSDSGAIEQLVDEVIAANPAQAQEFRDGKDKLLGFFVGQIMKASKGKANPAMVNELLCRKLRGETA
- the mtnA gene encoding S-methyl-5-thioribose-1-phosphate isomerase, which produces MAIKPILFEDGICRMIDQRLLPAEELWRDYRDDGAIAEAIRTMVVRGAPAIGIAAAYGAAFAAAALASQSLPVAERLHQFRQRCQHLAATRPTAVNLFWALARMERLAEATSALAPLDWAAGLRQEACRIDAEDELINRAMGRHGQALLSQQGTVLTHCNAGALATGGYGTALGVIRAAIEAGKQIDVVADETRPFWQGARLTAWELQRDGIDVTLICDNMAGYLMQQGRIDAVIVGADRISANGDVANKIGTYSVAVLAQAHGIPFYVAAPRSTIDLSLADGSAIPIEERDPREVTHCGNQQLAPAGVAVYNPAFDVTPARLVSAIITEVGVARADYRTQLAELMARPPLCGHV